The genomic stretch CACCTCATGCTGCCCACGGATGGGGCTCCCATACTGTTCACCCGTCACCGACAGGAACACGGAGGTGCCCACGTGCTGGAAGCGCACCGCAGCCTCGCGATCCCAGTGCTTCCCGGAGCAGCGCACGGTCCACAGGTCCAGGTCGTCACCCTCACCGTCTTCTCCAAAGGCGCTCACCTCCTATGGTGCAGGGGATGGAGGGACAGTGGTCACCACTGTGGCAGTGGGGCACTGGGCCTCTGGtgcttccctgcccttccctgagcctcagctcccCCAGCTGCAAAATTCAAGGCCACAACCCTCCCACACGCGGCGCCCACTCCCCAACACAGGTTCTTCAGACACAAGCAGACCTTGTTCCAGCTGTCTGTGCAGTGACCACCGGCCCCCAGAGCCAAGCCCTGTTCTTCATCGTTCTCCCAGTCCCAATCCCTCAGACCACCTTCAGCCAGAAGTTCAACCTCTCAGGCTGACAGTCAAGATCTCTATCCATCTCAAACTTTTTCTTCCACCGACTCCCAAAACCCCGCTCGGTCCCATTTCAACCCAAGTTCCAATGACCTCTTTGCCTTGGCACAACTCTTCCACAGGCCTGGAAAGCCCCTCTTGTCCCCTCTGTGGCCTGGAGGACTCCGACTCCCCCTTCTAGGCCCAGCCCGAGTTCCTCCTCCGCTGCGGAGTTCCTGTTCCCCATTCTCAAGACTGTGTGGGTCCCCCTCCAGGGCCCTCCTTGACCCCAGAAGAGGAGCTATCCCCACGGATCTCTCTTCCCGTATGCCTCcctcctgggggggggggggggggcaggaccCCGGCAGCGTAACCTGTGTCCCCAGAGGGGGCGCTCGGTAAACATTTCCGAATGGAAATTTCCATTTCACAGGAGCAGCTGAGGCGCAGATTGGAACCCAAGGCTCTTGTCCCTGGCCCCTCACACACACTGCCAGGGCCTTTCCTGGGGCCCTAGTGGGGCTCACCTGGTTGTTGGACAGCGGGGACGGAAAGTGGTGCGTGTGCAGGTTCTTCCCGGTGAGCACGTGTGTGAGCCGCACCGCCTGCCCGCAGCGCACCGGGAGCCCACGCGGGCACCCGCCCTCTGAGCCGCCGCGGATCCGCCAGTAGCTATTGGCGTCGTCCGACGCCTCCACGCCGGTCACCGACTGCTGGCCACTACCTGCGGAGTGACACCCACCTCGGTCAATCGCGTAACTCTCTCCAGACACCATGAAATTTCCCCCACGACTCCAAGCCTGGGATCCCAACGGCTCAcgctcagcccccagccctggcccccggTTGACCCCCTAAGTCCTCTGGCCCACAGTTTCCCGAAGATTCTCCTCGCCCTCGATACCCAGACGACACCCTCAAAGCCCCGGTCCTGTTCCTTCGGTCCCCTGCGACTCCAGATCCCCCGCCGCCCGGCTCCCAGACGGCCCACACCCCGCCCCCACGACCACCCGCCTCCGAACTCCCAGCCCGAGCCGGGCCCCAGCTGATCTCGCGGTCCCGTCCCGCGCACCGGATCCGTATTTGATGTCGTGAGAGTGCAGCCGCACCCTGTGCTGCGTGTTGAGCAGCTTCAGCACCGACCCGCAGGTCACCAGCCCTGCGCCGGTCTTGGCGGCGCCACCGCCCGGCACCAAGAGCGCCAGCACCAGCCCCAGCAGCGCCGGCCGGGCAGCCCCGCCGCGGCCCGCGCTCCACATCGCCCCGGACCGGCTCCAGCCGCTCGGGCCCCCGGGCAGCTTCCGTCCCCCCGGCGAGCCAATCAGGCTCTGACAGCGCCGGCTCGCGGCAGCCAATCGTCGGCCCGCGCGGCGCACCGCCTGCACCGCCATTGGGTCGGCGTGGTGGGGACCCGCCCCCGGCTTTCGGAAGCGGCGGGTGGGCGGGGACTGGGGACGCAAGAGGGGTTCTGATTGACCCACGCTTTACAGGACTCGCCAATGGGGATCGAGGGAGGGCGGCCGCGGCGCGGAGCCCTGCCGCGCTCAAAGCAGCACCTGCCGGTGAGGACGCCGCTCTCCGCGGCCGCTGCGCTTCTGGACGCCGGCCCAGGGGCCCAGCGGGAACCTGTTCACGAAGTTTCTTGATCCTGGATGGACCCCTGGGCCCTCAATTATGAGTCCTTCCCCCTGAACCCTGGGCCCGCAGCTGCAGGGTCTCGAGGTTGCTGGATCACTAGAGTTTGTGGTCACAAAGTCGACGGATCCTAGAGTTACCGAATCGCCTGTTCCTTCAGTCCCTGGACCCCAGGATTAATTAATCACCCAGTCATTTGTTCATAGCCCCCTCTCTGACACTGAGTCACCTCAGTCCCAAGTCCTTGGGTTTCTGAATTCCTTTGGTACTCAGACATTTGACTCCTGCCATGGCTGAATTTCATGGTCACTGGGTCATCCGGCAGCAGGGGGCAACAAGGAGCTGTGATGTCCGATCCTCGCAGGTTCTCACCAGATGGCTCCAAAGCTATCTTAGGAGACCACAGCGCAGGGAGGCCAAGGGGCCGTGGGAACCAAGCCTGAGTGACTGTGTGTCCCAGGCCTCCTGGCCATGAGCAGTTTGACGAAGCTCAGAGTGTTGTCATCTCAGTCTTCAAGGGAGGAAAACTTACACCACTGTTCACTTATTAATTCATGGAACATTCTTACAGTGACTTCACTCCAGGTCCCCTGCTGGGGGCGTATTACAGAGGAACTAGCTCTGGGCTATATTATCCAAGAGGCTGACTAAGCATGTACTTGAAGCACTAGCAAAGCAGGAAgaaaagtttatatttaattaaatcatCCAGAATTTTGCATTCAGAAAATCCAGAGTTAAGCCATCTTAATTACAGCAACATGTTATTTGGGGTTTTTCgtgtttatattgtttttgttttgaattacaTATGGGATAAGGCACTTTGATCTTTTCAGCACTTAGGGTGTCTAAATGGTTGAAGGTGTGCCCTGGATTTGGCAGTCTCTGCACTTGAGAGGCCTCCAGTCCAGGGTGGAGGAGTCAGAGTACAATCAGAGAGGCAATGGAGATGTCTCTTGGACATGTCAGCAGGtgtctcaaacttaacatgtccaaagcAGAACTCGTGGTCTCTACCCTCGAACTGCTCCTTCTCCAGGCCTCCGAGTCGCAGTAAATGGCACCTCCATTCACCAGTTGCTCAGGCCCAAAACTTGGGATTCTTCTTTGATTCCACTTTACCACATCTAATTCAACAGGTTTTGATGGCTCTGACTCCAAAATGGATTTCGAGGCATCCCTCCTGAGTCCCTTGTCACCACCCTGATTCATGCCCCTCCATCTCCCCTCCAGATATCTACCACTGCCTCCTCCTGACAGGCCTCCTGCTTCCACTGCACTGGCTTCTCCAAGGCATTCTCCACACAGGGAAATGGCAAAAGCATAAGTCAGATCATGCCAGTCGCATGGTAAAAGCCCCCAACAGTTTGGCAGTTGCACTTTGGACCAGAAGATGGTGAGGACAAGGCAGGCAATCTCCCTGTCAGGCAAGATTCTACGTAGGCTGAGCCCCTGGAACCAGGGTGGGGGTAGCCAATGTGGCTCTTTCTTGACTCTCGTGGGATTTGGTAACCTCTCATAACTGTTCCTGCGTCTCTCTGCAGGCCACCTTCTCCGGGTCACCCTGTGGGCAGATTATGGCATCTCCAACCAGAATCTTCAGGTTCAGATTCTCAAGGGAGAGTCTGGTCAGCTCAACTTGGGTGCAAGGACTGCTCAAGGTGCAGACAGCtgtggagaggaggaagaggggtaGTAGCCTCCAAACACGGCCGCTAACCATGCCTCCCATCCCTGTAAGCAAAAGAGCTGGAATCTACTTCCTCTCCCCTTGAATCTGAGCAGGTCTTGTGATTCACTTTGACCACTAGAACACTGAAGAAGTAAGTGCTTTTGGGGACTTCTGAGTACCAGTCATAGGAACTCAGGAGGGTCCCGCTTCCTCCCCCTAGGAGGCCAGTGGCGGCACCATGCAGTAATGGCATGCAGGCCAGACCACTGCATGGTGCGAGGGCATAGGGAGAGGGACCCTGGAGGGTGAAAGGCCATCTGAAATATTCCAGCcacagcccagctcccagctgaAAGCAGTCACATGCCCAGCGGAGCCTGTCAACCCTGtgttatgaaaaataatcattgtTTGAAGACACTTAGGTCTTGGAGTGGTTTGTACACAGCAATATGCCTGAAACAGCAGCTAAGGACCCTGTTTCTAGCACAATACCAGTGGTTTCCAAAGGGGCTGTTCCCACCACAGGGCTGTGTGCCTCTGAGGCTGGGTGGGAGTATGTTCTTGT from Lemur catta isolate mLemCat1 chromosome 21, mLemCat1.pri, whole genome shotgun sequence encodes the following:
- the SDF2L1 gene encoding stromal cell-derived factor 2-like protein 1; translated protein: MWSAGRGGAARPALLGLVLALLVPGGGAAKTGAGLVTCGSVLKLLNTQHRVRLHSHDIKYGSGSGQQSVTGVEASDDANSYWRIRGGSEGGCPRGLPVRCGQAVRLTHVLTGKNLHTHHFPSPLSNNQEVSAFGEDGEGDDLDLWTVRCSGKHWDREAAVRFQHVGTSVFLSVTGEQYGSPIRGQHEVHGMSSANTHNTWKAMEGIFIKPSVEPSAGHDEL